taataaatttatatagaataaaatctttaataatAATGCCattaaataaaacttttattaCAAGGTTTTTATGCAtaacaatatttatattattaatgttttttttataatggtGGAATATTCAacttaaatatttcaaaaattcTATTTGAATTAGAATATAAGAATAAAATTCATTTGATTAAATTTAAGTTTAGAATTTTAGCTTTTTCAATGGAGTTAAAATTTGGATTGCATATTTGCATTATAtccttaataataatatttttgataaaacaagtgaatatatatatatatgaataatggaaaaataattaattcaataattaaatttgagttatttcttttaaaaatataataaattatattattacactaaaaatataataaattatattattacactaaaaattatattattgcaAAACGTTGAGATTCACAAATcccaattgaaataattaatatcaataataagatcaaagccaaaaataaaaaataaaaaataataagaaaaagtgATACACCAAAGTGGCAAAGTAGTGGAGATATGCTTTGGCAGAGGCCTATAGTGTTTCAAAGGCACCCACCATTGCAAATATCTCATAATCTTCACATTTACATCCACTTTCTCTGCAGCATCCATACTCTTCTCTCAACTTCccatttctcttcttcttcttcttctccatgGCCGCCATTTCTGAAACCCTAACCTTCATTGCTATTTGCAGTGATGGAGGTTTAACACCATCAACAAGTAAACCACAACTCTTCTTTGATGAGCCGATCATCATAACCCACTTTTCAATTTCCATTTCTGGTGATTCCACAACTGTTTTCCATGGAATCTCAGCTCGACCCAAGAGTTGTGATCCTCCTGTTATTTTACCAAGAATTGGGTTTGTGTTTCTCCACCGTAGCTCAAAAACCACACTCTCTTCCTTCAAGTTGTCAATGGAGAACTCTCTGTCTAGATCAGTTCCTGAAGATGAACACTCTAACGAGAACGACTGGTTCCAAAACAGGCTTGATTTGGAGGAGATTTCTTGGCTGTTTAGCTGGATCAACTTCCTGTTATTTCCAGCAGAGAGATAGAATCTAACAAAAAGGTTGCCATGAGACTTGAGTTCTAGGTTTTTGGCTTGTAATAAGCTTATTTCACAGCTCAGAGAGGAAGGGTAGAGAGAAGAGGCACCCATTTAAAGAAATTATGAAGATGAGAGGCTTAGGGTTTGTGTGGTGAAGAGAAGATTTGGCTATGGAGATTGTTTATATAGAGGCTTCTATGCAACTGTGCATGGATAGTGGGAATTTGGTGGGAAGGTGGGATTTGCTTTTGAAGAAGAATCAgtgtgaaataattaaaaatgagtCATAATGTTtagattatatttaattaaaataagccCTTTGCAAATCATGAAGGGTTGGATTATCTTATTAAACGACCCTTGCAAGTTGAAATGGCATTTGGATTACAGTGGTTCTATTTGCTTTTCAAGATTCCTAGGTTTTAATAATAACCTTAATTATATTTGCAAATCTTCAGAATGATTCATGCATGTTGAAGTAAGTGGATATAAATGAGggtgatttgatttgattttttaattcctctatctaataatttttttttattctacttttcacatatattaaaaatataattatttttattaactttttaattatacttattttaaatacattaaatttttatttttttaaaaataaaataaaattaaatagaattataatagttaattatagttaaaaaagtgaataataattttaaaataataaataaaattgataaaaattatgaaatcaagaaaataatattttgaatttttttttcagaaatatGCTGGATTAAAACTGTGAGTgttttagaaatttttaatgCGTTGGAAATCTTAATTTAAGGTAATTATGTGACTAATTAAACATAGACTTAATTAttgaatgaaagaaattctTTAAATCAGTATTTGCTATAAACTTATTACTTTCCAGTTATTAAGAAGTAACATATTTGCAACGGATTTCGCAATTTAATactaaaattctttttttttttttttatttaccagTGTATTTAAAAGcagtttttaatatattagtaCTCTAATAATGGATTTTAAATatgttcttaaaattttaaattaaaaaaatgtatatattttagtaatagatttgaaattttattgctAGACTGATTTTATTACGTAATaatggtaaaaaaaatttttatactgttcatacttttacatatatatcttaaattataaaaattaattaatatattctaaACTAACCctaaatttatgaataaatttgaTTATTACATTTAACAGAAATACAATATCATTATCCTAAtcaacattaaaaattaatattttaatataatctaaatatataattattaaaagaattttaaatttcatcaattttaataattatactctaaattctttttttaatttttaattttaatttgacttatttataattttaaatgatatatttttaatagccaataacttattttttttatttttttatcgataaatgtaattttttacGTATATTATTAgcaaatcaataatcataattCTCACcatctaaaaatataattatacttatcatatctattttaataaagttaaaagttaatgacaaaataaatttaatttaggactatattttatacattatacaatgaatttattcaatttaaatttattaaacagATCATTATTTGACTTTCGGTctaattaaaatgaatataataaatataattgattttttaagttaagaaaatcatgatttttaatttattagactTAATATTATCACAATACTTATAATCTATAACTTTACAAAAAGTTGCATTTATcgatgtaaaaaaaattaaaaaatgagttatcgagtcttaaaaatatatcatctgaaattataaataaatcaaataaaaattaaaaatcaaataaaattaaaatattgatttagaatatatttattaaaaagaaaatttaagatataattattgaaattgatgaaattaaaagtgtttttaatagattattagttatattaaaatattaatttttagtattaAATAGAATGATTACGTGATATTGGTTAAATTTTATGGTaggatataaataaatttatgtgatCACTTCGAattatattagttaatttttatagtttaacatatatatttgttaaaatacgaataattaagaatttttttttgcgATTATCCATAATATCTGTTGTTAAAAATACATAACTTGAAATATATCTACAATTTAGTAGGAGTTcaaatttgtttttaatttggGGTAATTTATGGAGACATCACTGAAATTTGACCAAATCCATAAAATAGTCCTCCACTGATTTTGTATAACAATTTAATACAATATttagaaataatataattaattcattttgtTAAATTAGAGGTTAAACGgccattaatataaaataaaatgatcaaattgttctttaataaaaaattattaaataaaacctGCTCTAGAAACCTCTCATTCCTCTCGTCTTGACCCTCTGTCATTGCAAGATTGAGCAGACTATGGGATTGCGTTTGCTCATCGTTGTTCATCGCACAATTCATTGGATTTCATCGAGATTGAGTCTCTGCCTTAATCCCATGGTCTGTTCGATGGAATTCCATTGAGATTGAGCAGATCATGTGATTGAGTAGATCAGTTGTTACAAGGTCCTATGAAGTTAGACCTATAAAACTGTTACACTTGAGAGCATCTCTATCTTCTTCAGGTGAGAAACTCCTCGAAACCTAACTAATTTGTTGAATCATCCCCTGCATGTGTATTTTTAAAGCATATGAATGTAGGAGATAACATTTAATCATGTATGGTTGTTGGGACTTCTCAGCAATGGATTTGGAGCTACACAAGGAATGGTGGGGAATAATCTCATCTAAGTTGTCTCAAAATTGTAAGTTCAAGTAGATCAATACCCAATCTAGCAAGTTCATAATCTAGACAGCGATAAGAGGGAGGAGGGAGAGAGAAAGGACCACAGAAGGAGTCTGTTGGAGGCTAGAGCATGGATTGAGCTTTCCAAAATAGAGCTCCTTATCCCTCTAGATTTTCAGAGGTGtcttagttttaatattttgacAAAACTAATAAATTCCATTGTGTTTTTATAGTTTGCGGAGGGAAATATGAGAACTTGTATAATCATGGAGTTTTCTGTTGGAGAGGGCATGTGAGCTTTCCAAAATAAAACCCCTTGTCTCTGTGTACTCCTTATTCTGCATCCTGTTGTTCCTCTCATCTCTTGTATTTTGGTTTGGACTCCCTTAATCCCTCTCAAACGGTAGAAAAACAAAAGTTATTTTGAATCTTTGTAAGGAATGGAGAGGAgagattaattaaaaatatgatcCATTTGGGtatttgaaattgaagtgttaaaaagaaaaatccatcACCATCATCGGATAAAATTGAGGAACTTTATATGGAAATCAAAGAACTAACTAAAGAATAACTATAAAAAACCAAGTAGACAAATTAAGAAAACCTTAACAAAATCTCGTACCACACAGCAAAAGGATTCCACTTTACAACTCAAAAGCCTTATCTAAGATTAATTGTATTAATATCCCTTAGAGATCTCTAGCAGATactgcttttatttttttattatatataatttttttaattaataattatgaaattacaGTTATTTGATCTTCATTGGTATAATACTGAGTCCATTGTTTGTGATAAACACGTCTGCAAGAAAATGAAAATGGAGGCTGTGCTTATCTTCGCTATTAAACTAAACTTTCTTGATAAAGGGTAAGTTGAGGTTCATTTTCGGTCAAATCTTCTTCCTAAACGATTTTTAAATGCATTTAGTTGCTccatttattttgtaataaaaaaattttaatagatgcTTATAAAATggtcataaataaattaaacggattaaattttaaaaagtttaaatttgatttattaaaattttttaattaaattttaaaaaatttaaatttaatttatttaaactttttcaaatttagtatttatttatATCCAACTCGAGTGGAACATAATAGATTCAGGTTCAAGTCATTTAACAAactagtaaaaataaatttaatttttatcgagTTTAATTCCGAAtagttttataaataatttaatttttttttaaattgatgtaaataatttaatttatttatgattataataaattttaatttaaaattaataaatttaaaattaaataattttaattaaataataaattttaacaaattaaatattatagcaTTTTAAATTTCGTTTATTGACTAAATGAGTTTAAAAGTTAAGTTTAAATTTGActcatttataaaataaatcaagtcTAGTTGAGTTTTAATAATTCACGAATAGCTTGAATAGATTGATTAATGTAAACCCAATAacgttatattttattttattttaattattttttataagttaaaatatGTTCTCTTCTACTTGTATCATTTCTTTATTGCAATTCACCAACTTTTTCATGCCTTTCTTGAAGGCCAAACAGTTTCAGAAATTTATCTGTAACAGCAGTTGATAACAACTCGATTGTAAATTTCAAAGAATTTATGACTCATCATGTTACATGTAGAATTGAGTTTCATAGAGATTTATCTATAACAGCAGTAGATAACAACTAGATCATAAATTTCAAAGAATTTATGGCTCATCATGTTACAAAATTGAGTTTCAAATAAATCGATGGAGAAAAGTGTTCATGAAAGAACTCAAGCAAAATAGAAATTTCATTGGAGGCAACAGGCTTTTTAAGTTTTACTACATCTCGAatcacattttttttttaaattacaaagaAATTCATCACCACGATTTGGAATTTTGTCTCTTCCTCTCTATATGCATTGATGTCCAATCACCCACACTTGCTCACTTGCTCCTGCAGTCGAGAAACATAAAGGAAAACAAGACATACCGGAAAAAGCTAATCGTTTTGCTGCTTTATATTATTGAGGCCAATTCAAATAATCAAGCATTCAATTCATACAACAAAGTGgaccccaaaaaaaaaaggtagCCCTGAAAAAAGAGAGTATACCTGTACACCAGACCACATGAAATCCCTGCAAGGATTCTGAAATtgggttttcttctttttcattctTCTGCTGTGTTTGTTTGCAAAAAGAACTACACCTCTGGTATATGATTAAGATGAACATATCCGATTATAATGAACGGTTAAAACATGGTGGGCAGCTTTTTTCTTTTAGCCGGGACTCGTGCATTGcattaaacaaaataataatttgaaacATGTATAATTCTTTCTGAATGGAAATGACTTTGTCCTGTTCCACCACTGCATATGAATCTGCTGCTATCATTTACAAGCTTCAATCATCAAATGCTGATGCCACTCCCACGTCATTGCTTTATCGTCCGAAGCTCCCAGTTACCCTCACCGTCAGTAAGCCGTAATTCCAAAGAATGGAATGGTATTAGCGCAGGACGCTGctaaaggagaagaaaaatgtGAGAGACGATAATTGAACTTCTAATCGTAATAATAGAAAGGCTAATTGATCACATCACATTGCAAATGTTctgtaaattaatatatttatcataaGCATTGAAATGCAGAATTATTGTTTTTTCAAATCAGAACGAATCAAACAAGATGTTCTAAGTTCTAACCCATGACCATGATTCAAGTGGTAGAAAGCTTAATCTAGCAAATGAAATACAGCATGGTTTCACTTTCCATCATAATCAACACACCAAACTTGCCTGTGAGGATGTCACAACTGTGATGTTCATATCATGAGCAAGCTCATAAAGTTGTTCCTCAACATCAACGCTCGTGGCACTGAAAGACGAGATATAATTAAGATACCATTATGTTATATATAACTGGCCAAATTTTGGGTGAGGTTGAAAAAAATGACATACTTCGTACACTCATCAAGAATGCCAAATTTAGGCTTGTGAAAGAAGAGGCGAGCCTTGCAAAACAAAAACACTTGTCAAACAGTGCTATAATCCAATTGTACGATTCTGTTTCTTCCTCAATTCACATTTGAAGATGGCACAGATTATCTTTTCTCACCATGCCTAATCTCTGTTGTTCTCCAAGAGAAAGAATGTCTTCCCAATTCAGATTAGCATCCCAGCCACCTTCGTCCCTTTCCAGAAGATAATTTAGTCTAACATTCTCCAGAATAGCTTTCAAACGTGCATCCAGAATTTCTGTGGTGTCATCAGATATTTTATCTGAAATTTGACATGGTCAAAACACCAAAGGAACAATAGAATGAAGAAGTTTGCATCTCAGAAAATTACAATACCACTACGAAGGGGAAAAATAATGCCCAAGCAAGCAAATTCTAAAATCTCGTTAACTTATTTGATgacaaataaaaaaagattGCAATACCTTACATAAAACACTCCTAACTAATTGCATATAATTGTTAATTTCATTAGTACAGCTAATGAAAGGAGTTTGCATCTTTAAAGAAAGGAGCTGTTGGAAAACCATCCACGACTGAAATTTGGCATATAACTATAAGCAATGTCTGTCCCTGAATGACAATAGCTGATAGCGATAGAGACTAAGAGAAAGCTACATCAACAATTCCAAGGTTCTCTGGATAATTTGTTGCAAGGACCAGCAATTGTTTGTGTTCCCTACACATGTTCCACTTCAAGATATTTTTCAAATgcatcaaagaagaacaagcaTGGAACTGATAGAGGTGATATCAGCATTTCCAATTTTCCACAAATAAAATGCCACGCTTCATCATCGGCTGGGAAACAACTAAAAACtggaaataaaaattgaaaaagggAGAAAATTTTGCCATGAATGTTATAGATATACATATGTTTGGTgtctatatgtatatatgtatatcctcattttttattaatcaaattgtTAATCAGCAGGAGCGCAAAACCCATGCAATGCCTTGCCGGATGAATGTATTTAGACTCTCAACCATGTGAATAAGAGACATCAGAGGCTATCAaggatttacattacatgtgAGTTCTTTACCTTCACGATGTAGCTTTAATGTCATCTGTACTGCCTCATCATGAGAGAGAGGATATATGATTTGATCTCTCAAGGTTCCAAAGCATGTGTATGGCTGTTGAGGAACATAGAAGATGCCACAACCAGATTCACTATCTCCATTAATATGTCGTGATGGTTTGGAAAGTCTACCACTCACAATGGGCCAAAGACCTCTAAGGACTCTGAAAACGGAACTTTTCCCACTTCCATTTGGACCTTAAACATTTGGTATGATGTCATAAAAAAGTGCAAACACCTAAGATGTAACTTTGCATGTTCAGGTAGATAAAGAAATTAATTCACTACCTGTGACAAGCAAGCTTTTTCCTTGTACTATGTCAAACGTCAACTGCTTTGCCAACAATTTCTGTGCTGGGGAAATGATATCAACCTCCGTAAAGGAAATGAAATCTTTTGCATCAACATCATTCTCCTTAGACGGGGACAGTTTATCAGTTGGCCAATCCCCTGGTTGGCAAACAATTTTAGCAGTTTCTAGATATAATCAAATAAAACCAAGCTAAAGGATTATTTTGAGCATCCACATATAAATATTGATGGCATAATCTGCATGTAAATAAAGATAAGAGTGGTTTAAGTGCCACAATGAAAGGaccataattatattattactaggaaaaattacttttatatcTCCAAAATATGTCAAAATTAACTCATatatctctctatttttaaaactaaacatATTAGTACATGTATCTTGACTCCGTAAAACTGAAGATCCCTCTg
This genomic interval from Manihot esculenta cultivar AM560-2 chromosome 12, M.esculenta_v8, whole genome shotgun sequence contains the following:
- the LOC110628644 gene encoding uncharacterized protein LOC110628644, whose translation is MGASSLYPSSLSCEISLLQAKNLELKSHGNLFVRFYLSAGNNRKLIQLNSQEISSKSSLFWNQSFSLECSSSGTDLDREFSIDNLKEESVVFELRWRNTNPILGKITGGSQLLGRAEIPWKTVVESPEMEIEKWVMMIGSSKKSCGLLVDGVKPPSLQIAMKVRVSEMAAMEKKKKKRNGKLREEYGCCRESGCKCEDYEIFAMVGAFETL